From one uncultured Methanoregula sp. genomic stretch:
- a CDS encoding P-II family nitrogen regulator — protein MKEILAVVRMKKTGATKKALVAAGVAGFTAVKVLGRGNLVTDPKAIEECKEKLLSMGMDEFSEAGDTEKMVTSFLDGSRFFPRRLFTILVHDDDVPRIIEAIAGANRTGYGIGDGIGDGTIFVMPVSDAVRVRTGEAGEAAIW, from the coding sequence ATGAAAGAGATCCTGGCGGTAGTCCGGATGAAGAAGACCGGCGCCACCAAAAAAGCCCTCGTTGCAGCCGGCGTTGCCGGGTTCACGGCAGTAAAAGTCCTTGGCCGGGGAAACCTGGTCACCGATCCAAAAGCGATCGAGGAATGCAAAGAGAAGCTCCTGTCCATGGGCATGGACGAGTTCAGCGAAGCAGGGGATACCGAGAAGATGGTCACCAGTTTCCTTGACGGCTCGCGGTTCTTTCCGCGGCGCCTGTTCACGATCCTGGTACATGACGATGATGTTCCCCGGATCATCGAAGCGATAGCAGGCGCGAACCGGACCGGGTACGGGATCGGGGACGGGATCGGGGACGGGACCATCTTCGTGATGCCGGTCTCTGACGCGGTCCGCGTGCGGACCGGGGAAGCAGGCGAAGCAGCAATCTGGTAA
- a CDS encoding P-II family nitrogen regulator produces MLLIRAIVRPEKKDEVLAELSSAGFNAATMVDVVGRGKQKGIRIGGMVYDEIPKTLILMVIPEDAKDKVIKMILSVAKTGTEGTFGDGKIFVSPVDEVYTISKGIAGL; encoded by the coding sequence ATGTTACTGATACGTGCAATTGTGCGGCCCGAGAAGAAGGACGAAGTGCTTGCGGAGCTCTCCTCTGCGGGATTCAATGCAGCGACCATGGTCGATGTCGTGGGACGAGGGAAGCAGAAAGGGATCAGGATCGGGGGGATGGTCTATGACGAGATCCCAAAGACCCTGATCCTGATGGTGATCCCGGAGGATGCAAAGGACAAGGTCATTAAGATGATCTTATCGGTCGCAAAGACCGGGACGGAAGGGACGTTTGGCGACGGCAAGATCTTTGTCAGCCCGGTCGACGAGGTCTACACCATCTCGAAGGGCATCGCGGGCCTGTGA
- the nifH gene encoding nitrogenase iron protein — MKRQVAIYGKGGIGKSTTTQNTVAALAEAGKKVMVVGCDPKADSTRLLLHGLCQKTVLDTLRDEGDDIELDAILKPGFGNTRCVESGGPEPGVGCAGRGIITSINLLESLGAYTDDLDYVFYDVLGDVVCGGFAMPIREGKAEEIYIVASGELMALYAANNIAKGIQKYATNGKVRLGGIICNSRKVDNELPLLKAFAGELGSQLIYFVPRDNLVQRAEIHKKTVIDFDPASGQANEYRNLAKAIDENKMFVIPKPMKQERLEELMMQHGFLDAM; from the coding sequence ATGAAACGACAAGTGGCAATTTACGGAAAAGGCGGTATCGGCAAATCGACCACAACCCAGAACACGGTTGCAGCACTGGCGGAGGCCGGGAAGAAAGTGATGGTAGTCGGGTGCGACCCGAAAGCAGATTCGACCCGGCTCCTGCTCCACGGGCTGTGCCAGAAGACCGTGCTCGACACCCTGCGGGACGAGGGAGATGACATCGAACTCGATGCGATCCTCAAGCCCGGGTTCGGCAACACCCGGTGCGTGGAATCCGGGGGACCGGAGCCGGGCGTGGGCTGTGCCGGCCGGGGCATCATCACGTCCATCAACCTGCTGGAATCGCTCGGGGCATATACCGACGACCTCGACTACGTCTTCTACGATGTGCTCGGTGACGTGGTCTGCGGGGGATTCGCGATGCCGATCCGGGAAGGAAAGGCAGAAGAGATCTACATCGTGGCATCCGGCGAACTGATGGCGCTCTACGCGGCCAACAATATTGCAAAAGGTATCCAGAAGTACGCAACGAACGGCAAAGTGCGGCTCGGCGGCATCATCTGCAACAGCCGCAAGGTGGACAACGAACTTCCCCTCCTCAAGGCATTTGCCGGGGAGCTCGGATCCCAGCTGATCTACTTTGTCCCCAGGGATAACCTCGTGCAGCGGGCCGAGATCCATAAGAAGACCGTTATCGACTTCGACCCTGCGTCAGGGCAGGCAAACGAGTACCGGAACCTGGCAAAAGCCATCGACGAGAACAAGATGTTCGTCATCCCGAAACCGATGAAACAGGAACGCCTGGAAGAGCTCATGATGCAGCACGGGTTCCTTGACGCGATGTGA